The DNA region CGCAGGAATGCGTATTTCCGAGATTTTCAGAACAGCAGGTGAAGAAAGATTCAGAGAGCTGGAATCAGACTGCCTGAAGCGTTTACTCAAAAAGAATGATAGAATGATTCTCGCTCTCGGAGGCGGCTGCCTTCTTCAGGAGTCAAATCTCCTTTCAATCAAAGAACGGGGAATTATTTTCACTCTTACCGCATCTGCTGAAACTCTTCAAAAGAGAAGAGAACAACAGAATGGAAAGCGACCACTCGCTTTTAATGAAGCCTCGCTGCTCAAACTTCTTTCAGTAAGAAAGCAGCACTATGATTCGCTTCCGAACCGGATTGATACCACACACCTGACACCTGTGGAAGTAGCAACCAGAATCGCAGTATTAAACAGTGACAGTCAGTAATAAGTTTAAGATGTAATAAGTTGATTATCCTTCTACTTTTTGGTTGCAATAAGTTGTAACATCGGCATCTTTATGCTTGACAATAGTTGATGCCACGCACATATTACAGCCATGAGACGGAAGACAGAACAAGCGTTATTACAGTGGAGAGAGAATTCTAACAGGAAACCTCTCCTTCTCAGAGGCGTCAGACAATCCGGAAAGACCTACCTTCTTAAGAAGCTCTTCGCCCCATTCTTTCCAGCCTCACACTATTTTGATCTGAAAATGAACAGAGCAGCTCATGCAGTATTCTCATCAGGCGATCTGAATCCGAAATCCCTGCTGTCAGAGCTGGAATTTGTATCAGGGAAAACTATTGATATAAACAGTGAGTTGCTCATTCTTGACGAAATTCAAGCTTGTCCAAAGGCACTCACAGCGCTCAAGTACTTCTGCGAATTAATGCCGGGAGTTTTCATTGCCGCGGCGGGTTCACTTATCGGAGTACACCTTTCACAGGAATCTTTTCCTGTGGGTAAAATTGATATGGTAAATGTTGATCCGCTTGATTTCAGGGAATTTCTCTCTGCCATCGGAGAGGATCGAGCCAATGATCTGCTGCAGGAAGCCCACCCTCTGAAGCCATTCTCTGATCTTGTACACAACAGGATATGGCAGTTATACGGTAAGTACCTTGCTGTAGGTGGAATGCCGGAAACTGTGAAGGTTTATACTGATAACATTCCAAGGGGAGAATGGACTGCATACAATGCTGTTCGTGCTGTACAGGAACATCTGGTCGAAGGCTGGATTTCAGATATTGCCAAACATTCGGGGAAGGCAAACTCTCTCCACATAGAACAGGTCTGGAAAAGTCTGCCTTCGCAACTTGGGCGGGAATTCGACGGAAATGCAAAAAGGTTCAGATTCAAAGGCGTTATTCCAGGCAGAAAAAGCTACAGAGATATTGCAGGTCCAATTGCATGGCTTGAAAAGGCAAGAATGGTGAACAGGGTACCTGTGGTTAACCGGGGAGAGTCCCCCGTATCTGTATGGGAAAAACAGTCGCTCTTCAAGCTTTTTGTTCATGATACAGCTATTCTCAGGTACATGGCTGGAATTCCCCTGAATGAGAGCCGTGTGTTCAACCCCGGTTTTTACAAAGGATGGGTTGCTGAGAACGCTGTTGCGCAGGAGCTGGTTGCCAACGGTTTTAAAAGGCTGCACTGCTGGACGGAGAGAAATTCAGAAATCGAATTCCTGCTTGATGGAACCTCTGGTCCAATACCGGTCGAGGTCAAGTCAGGCAGAAACACCAGATCAAGATCTCTTTCCGTTTTCAGGGAAAAGTATGATCCTGAAATATCTGTAAAACTTGGAGCCTGGAACTTCTCTGCAAGTAA from Candidatus Aegiribacteria sp. includes:
- a CDS encoding shikimate kinase; amino-acid sequence: MLELPFFDLDTAIESFAGMRISEIFRTAGEERFRELESDCLKRLLKKNDRMILALGGGCLLQESNLLSIKERGIIFTLTASAETLQKRREQQNGKRPLAFNEASLLKLLSVRKQHYDSLPNRIDTTHLTPVEVATRIAVLNSDSQ
- a CDS encoding AAA family ATPase, whose translation is MRRKTEQALLQWRENSNRKPLLLRGVRQSGKTYLLKKLFAPFFPASHYFDLKMNRAAHAVFSSGDLNPKSLLSELEFVSGKTIDINSELLILDEIQACPKALTALKYFCELMPGVFIAAAGSLIGVHLSQESFPVGKIDMVNVDPLDFREFLSAIGEDRANDLLQEAHPLKPFSDLVHNRIWQLYGKYLAVGGMPETVKVYTDNIPRGEWTAYNAVRAVQEHLVEGWISDIAKHSGKANSLHIEQVWKSLPSQLGREFDGNAKRFRFKGVIPGRKSYRDIAGPIAWLEKARMVNRVPVVNRGESPVSVWEKQSLFKLFVHDTAILRYMAGIPLNESRVFNPGFYKGWVAENAVAQELVANGFKRLHCWTERNSEIEFLLDGTSGPIPVEVKSGRNTRSRSLSVFREKYDPEISVKLGAWNFSASKKVLLLPLYAAFKLSDLIN